Proteins encoded by one window of Acidobacteriota bacterium:
- a CDS encoding HEAT repeat domain-containing protein — protein MRKTDSVRASSAIAIRDERIYTAPTGRLSFTDPADYLDFARPFAAPDAARFDNRSDQRLEEAAFSDATALLRERALWELVDRRGSEAHPVVERFLAEEEDRACRAHALWLLQKTADRDTTDRLAGYFSDDDPEVAEWSRLLVEELSGEAVDPGPQRDVIVHEDRTFDQTLPLLISGHTLITVPQLGRIKVTLSPLWFEQILGRVMACTNKATFDNTLVIEKALDNLHPDGTQHYEAFLFKGISYALVPGKLFEHHYESVQMRPFYPSGTVEVGKSIPVAVPLARVAGTTIDTGRGGGDKDVRNCIGDGERADRIREQGFVSSVRGRYSGWAAVNLETVLETNFVPPGAVQLSNPTHPEAGPMTNAVLFGTFRGKISDHTGDGLRDVNTIPSHCTLDGEHDLYADGTGVPDPFLQ, from the coding sequence ATGAGAAAGACCGATTCGGTCAGGGCATCGTCTGCGATCGCGATTCGCGACGAGCGGATCTACACCGCACCGACTGGCCGCCTGTCCTTCACCGACCCGGCAGATTACCTGGATTTCGCTCGTCCCTTCGCGGCGCCGGACGCCGCTCGATTCGACAACCGCTCGGACCAACGCCTCGAAGAGGCGGCATTCTCGGACGCGACCGCTCTGCTGCGAGAGCGCGCCCTTTGGGAGCTGGTCGATCGCCGCGGCTCCGAGGCCCACCCGGTGGTGGAACGGTTCTTGGCCGAGGAGGAAGACCGAGCCTGCCGGGCGCACGCCCTCTGGCTGCTGCAGAAGACCGCCGATCGCGACACCACGGACCGCCTCGCCGGCTATTTCTCCGATGACGATCCGGAGGTCGCCGAATGGTCCCGCCTGCTGGTCGAGGAGCTCAGCGGCGAAGCCGTCGATCCGGGTCCGCAGCGCGACGTGATCGTGCACGAAGACCGCACCTTCGACCAGACTCTGCCGCTCTTGATCTCGGGTCACACCCTGATCACGGTGCCGCAGCTCGGGCGCATCAAGGTGACCCTCTCACCGCTCTGGTTCGAGCAGATCCTGGGGCGGGTGATGGCCTGCACCAACAAGGCGACCTTCGACAACACGCTGGTCATCGAGAAGGCTCTCGACAACCTGCACCCGGACGGCACCCAGCATTACGAGGCCTTCCTGTTCAAGGGGATCTCCTACGCGCTGGTGCCCGGAAAGCTCTTCGAGCACCACTACGAGTCCGTGCAGATGCGCCCCTTCTACCCGAGCGGCACGGTCGAGGTCGGCAAGTCGATCCCGGTCGCGGTGCCCCTGGCGCGCGTCGCCGGCACCACCATCGACACCGGCCGCGGCGGTGGCGACAAGGACGTTCGCAACTGCATCGGCGACGGCGAGCGGGCCGACCGCATCCGGGAGCAGGGCTTCGTGTCCAGCGTCCGGGGCCGGTACTCGGGCTGGGCAGCGGTCAATCTCGAGACCGTGCTCGAAACCAACTTCGTGCCGCCGGGTGCGGTCCAGCTCTCCAATCCGACCCATCCGGAAGCCGGACCGATGACCAACGCGGTGCTCTTCGGTACCTTCCGCGGCAAGATCTCCGACCACACCGGCGACGGCTTGCGCGACGTCAACACCATCCCCAGCCACTGCACGCTCGATGGCGAGCACGACCTGTACGCGGACGGCACCGGCGTTCCGGACCCGTTCCTGCAGTAA
- a CDS encoding SRPBCC domain-containing protein — translation MHPVVEHSTYIAASPTDVYDALATGQGLDGWFTSGAEVDAREGGKIRLRWRNFGVDGIDAEDGGPVLEAEPGRVFSFQWFPAGEGSASTVRFVLQPFADGTRVDVTESGFDAAAEKSLEAAMMCAVGWGEALTLLKYHLEAPAAFRHPCAWKPKPETASA, via the coding sequence ATGCATCCCGTGGTCGAACACAGCACCTACATCGCCGCCTCGCCCACCGACGTCTATGACGCCCTCGCCACCGGCCAAGGCCTCGACGGCTGGTTCACCAGCGGCGCCGAAGTCGACGCCCGCGAGGGAGGCAAGATCCGCTTGCGCTGGCGCAACTTCGGAGTCGATGGTATCGACGCCGAAGACGGCGGCCCGGTGCTCGAGGCCGAGCCCGGTCGGGTCTTTTCCTTTCAGTGGTTTCCTGCCGGCGAGGGCAGCGCGAGCACGGTTCGCTTCGTGCTGCAACCCTTTGCCGACGGAACTCGGGTGGATGTCACCGAAAGCGGCTTCGATGCCGCCGCCGAGAAAAGCCTGGAAGCGGCGATGATGTGTGCGGTCGGCTGGGGAGAAGCTCTGACCCTGCTGAAATACCATCTCGAAGCGCCGGCGGCCTTTCGCCATCCGTGCGCTTGGAAGCCAAAGCCGGAGACGGCTTCCGCTTAG
- a CDS encoding cytochrome c peroxidase → MGSAAAAGRGERVPRRLAGRARSYGRGVLCFLLGLLALAVYGAPREAERGAEELKSQRAALDRLLATPAAPRVAPPSLQRAVDDETLDEATRRALVDLGRDLFFEPRLSADGSLACASCHDARLAFTDGRALASGMHGRSGRRNTPSVLYTGYLEELFWDGRVRSLEQQAAMPILAPSEMALPDLDTAIERLAADYDGRFRKLFGRAPTPYHLRRALAEFQRSLAFFEAPIDDFLAGDEDALTAEQRAGWELFRGRALCGACHVLGEGYPLATDQQFHNLGVAAREDGFPSLVQRAPRSLNRIVSLTGLDGRALGTALSGLGRFVVTRRSEDLGAFRTPSLRNVALTAPYMHDGSMATLREVVEFYVEGGNPNPHLSEILTPLELDAQEVDQLVAFLSALTDARYEAAAARALAEQEERHRRGAREGVRAEPGKAPGAAAGR, encoded by the coding sequence GTGGGCTCGGCCGCCGCGGCGGGGCGAGGTGAACGGGTTCCGCGGCGACTCGCCGGTCGGGCACGCTCCTACGGTCGCGGGGTTCTCTGCTTCCTGTTGGGCCTGTTGGCCTTGGCTGTCTACGGGGCGCCGAGGGAAGCGGAACGAGGCGCCGAGGAGCTGAAGAGCCAGCGAGCTGCCCTCGATCGGCTGCTGGCGACTCCGGCGGCGCCTCGAGTCGCTCCGCCGAGCTTGCAACGGGCGGTGGATGACGAAACCCTGGACGAGGCGACCCGCCGTGCTCTCGTCGATCTCGGGCGAGACCTGTTCTTCGAGCCTCGTCTGTCGGCCGATGGCTCGTTGGCCTGCGCCAGCTGCCATGACGCTCGCCTTGCCTTCACCGATGGTCGCGCCCTGGCGTCGGGGATGCACGGTCGATCGGGCCGGCGCAATACGCCGAGTGTCCTCTACACGGGCTATCTCGAAGAGCTTTTCTGGGACGGCCGGGTGCGCAGCCTGGAACAGCAGGCGGCGATGCCGATTCTGGCGCCTTCCGAGATGGCCTTGCCCGATCTCGACACCGCGATCGAACGGCTCGCCGCCGATTACGACGGCCGGTTCCGAAAGCTCTTCGGCCGCGCCCCGACGCCGTATCACCTGCGTCGCGCGCTGGCCGAGTTCCAGCGCTCGCTGGCGTTTTTCGAGGCTCCCATCGACGACTTTCTGGCCGGCGATGAGGATGCCCTCACGGCCGAGCAGCGGGCCGGTTGGGAGCTGTTTCGGGGTCGTGCCCTGTGCGGTGCCTGTCATGTCCTCGGTGAGGGCTATCCCCTCGCCACCGACCAGCAATTCCACAACCTCGGGGTGGCGGCGCGGGAAGACGGTTTTCCCTCCCTGGTCCAGCGGGCGCCGCGGTCGCTGAACCGGATCGTCTCCCTCACCGGCCTCGATGGTCGCGCTCTCGGAACGGCGCTGTCGGGGCTCGGTCGTTTCGTGGTCACGCGCCGCAGTGAGGATCTCGGAGCCTTCCGGACGCCGTCCCTGCGCAACGTCGCTTTGACCGCTCCATACATGCATGACGGATCGATGGCGACCCTGCGTGAGGTGGTGGAGTTCTACGTCGAGGGAGGTAACCCCAATCCTCATCTCAGCGAGATCCTGACGCCCCTCGAGCTCGATGCTCAGGAGGTCGATCAACTGGTCGCTTTTCTGTCGGCGCTCACCGACGCGCGCTATGAGGCGGCGGCGGCTCGAGCACTGGCGGAACAGGAGGAGCGCCATCGCCGAGGTGCTCGGGAGGGTGTTCGGGCGGAGCCCGGCAAGGCGCCCGGCGCCGCCGCCGGCCGCTGA